GTGATCTTTTTTAGCTTGTTCAATCACTGTCTTGATTTGTTCTTCTGTTGGATTTTTTATGAAAAGAGAATCTGTGTCTCCGTATAGTACTTCGATTCCAGTACCTTCACATTTTTTGATTGTCTCTAAAATTGTGTGTCTTCCTATTGCAGTTGTTGCTTCAGCTGCTGGAAGAAAATACAGAGGAAATATTTCTGCACCCATAACCCCATAACTTGCATTCAGAATTACCTTAAGTGCTTGACTGACTACTGTGTATTGCTGCCTCTGCTGTTCTGTTAATGTCTCTTTTTTTGAAAGACTCTTGTAATAATTTACTCTCAAATCTCTTAGTGAGCCTATGATTAATGCTGTCATGCCATTTACCTTTGAACACGTCCAGTGATTTGTCTGTGGGATTGTATTTTTTTTACATTCATCATGAGAACATCTTACGGTCTCATATGAGAGATTTCTTACTTTGATTATGCTTGGATACAGACTTGCAAAGTCCATTACAACTACGTTAAAATGAATTCCCTCTTTTGGTTCAACCACTAGACCTCCTCTGTATTTTTTATCTTTGATCACTGCATCTGACATGACTCCTTCTGATCTTCTTTGCAACTCCTCTCTTTTCGGAATGAGTGCATTTCTTTGTCTATGTTCATAATACATCAAACTGCGAATCCATTGCGATACCCCCATTCTCGCAATATCGTCTATTGGCATTCTTCCGATTCTTGCAATGATTACAAGCAAATTCATCAGCAAATCGTTATTGAAACTTGTTAACTCGTATGTTAGAAGCGAGTCATTGTAACAATAATTTGCAGTTTGATAAAGTGTCATCACGTCAAAGTCGATTCCGTAATCGATTTTTTCTTTACCTAAAAGTGCTTTAGAGACACTGTTTAATGAAAAATCAGTATACTTTTGACTGAATGCATAAATCTGAAATGAACGATTTGAAAGAGTTCTGTATAAATCCAGATGCACTCCATGCTTTAATGTTGCAGAATCTCTCATCATGTACAGTGGATTGTCTTCATTTTTGATTCCAAGTTTTTCTGCCCTGTTGTACAGGTATGGCAAATCAAATTCATCTCCATTGTATGTAATTAAGAACGGGAAATCCTGAATGATTTTAAACGCATCTAAAATCATTTCCTTTTCTTTATCTTGATCGTAAAATACCACTTTGACGTTTGAGTCTAACTCATTTTTCCCTTCTTCTGTACCTTCTGTTCGTAAAACAAAAATCTGATCAAAATCGGTCCCTTTGAACCCTACTGCTGTAACTTTTTTTTCAGCAAGCTTTGGGTCTGGGATTCTTCCGATTTCAGCTTCAACTTCTATATCTATGCTTAATCTTTTGATGTTTGGAATTGGCTGGTTGAGTAAATCTGCCCATTCTGAAATAAACTCTTTGAATTCATTTGCATCTACCATGCTTTTACTGTCTACTTTGTCCCAGAGCAGACTTTTCAAAGCAATTTTTACCTCATCAGAAATTTCCAAGTCATGTGGTTTGATTTTTCCCCCAATCACTTCATAGTATTTTCCTACGATTAGTGATCTATCGTATAGATAATTTTCATAATACTTGATATCTGATTCCCATGTTTCTATGATGTTTCTGATACTTTTGTCTCCTGTGGTTCCGCCAATTGCTAACGGATCTGCCACAACAATTTTTGACATGTCAATTTGTTCATCTTTCATCAAATCATGTCTTTTGACCGTTTCAATACTTAGTATGTCATCTCTTTCCTGAAGAAAATCTAATTCCTCTGGTGCAAGTCTAGAATAACAATAAGGCTTGTGGTTTGTTTCATCTTTCCATAAAATTATTTTTTGTGATTTTGGTTCATAAAATTTCAAAACTGCAGATTTTGTGATGTTGTCATATGTTGCTGATACCAACATTGATGCCGGCATTCTATCTGGATTTTCTGATTGTGCTACTTTGACTTGCATTATATCACGCAGACTTCTCGTATTTGCTTACTAGTTCTTTTGCCCATCTTGCAATTTTATTTTTATCAAGCGTTACTACTTCCACTCCTGCTTCTTTCAGTAAATCAAAATTAGTTTCAGGATACGAATCCAAACAAACAAATTTTCTAATGCCTATTGTTATTGCCATTTTTGTACATTCTAAGCATGGAACAAATGTTGTGTATAGGATTGCACCTTTGATTCCTGCCTCTATTCCTAAAATTGCACAATGCATGATTGCATTTGCTTCTGCATGGTTGCAAAGACATCGATCTAACGATGCTCCTGATTCTATCTTTCCTTCTATTCGAAGCTTGCATCTGGTACAACCTCCCTCAAAGCAATTTTTTATTCCAGGCGGAGTTCCGTTGTAGCCTGTTGCTAACTGCCTATTATTACGAACAATCACTGCACCTACTTGTCTGGTCATACAGTTCGATCGAAGTTTTGCAAGTTCAGCTTGAAGCATAAAATATTCATCCCAATTTGGCCTGTCAAAAGAATTACTCACAAAATTGTTGATTCTCTGTTCAATATATGGATTCAACCTGATCGCAATTATTTTGATAATTGATTCACAAACTTCTTTAGACATTACGTGTTTTGTTATTTGATGGCAAGTTATACAGCCCAAGTAAACACCATTCATAAAAAATTCAACAACGCTGTAAAAAAAGCAAAAACGAAAAAATCCCTTAACAAAGCATACAGCGTTCACAAAAAAGAACATGAACGTTTACTGAAAAAACATCTCAAAGAAGAGATGGCAATGATTAACAAAGCAAAGAAGAAGCTTGATTGATTCTTTTACATGTGGCCCTTCTTGGAGCCTTTTTTTCTTTCACCTTTCAATTTTTGTGATCGAAATTGAGTAATGGATAGTTTTTGACTACACGAAAGCATAAAATCAATTAATTTGATTTGTAACTAGAGAATTGTTCGAATTTCTTGAAAAAAAATACGTGAAAAAAGACTCTATAGAAAAAAGGGATTATCAAGTAAATCTTGCAAATCAGGCAATCAAAGAAAATTGCATTGTTGTTCTTCCTACTGGACTTGGGAAAACAGCTATTGCTCTAAATGTTATTGCCGAATATTTGGCAAAAGGAACAGGCGGTATTTTGTTTTTAGCTCCTACTAGAGTATTGGTGAATCAACATTTTGAATTTTTAAAAAATAATTTAACCTTAGATGATATTTCTCTAATTACCGGCGAAGACCCTATTGTAAAAAGAACAAAACTCTGGAACAATAGTGTAGTTTGTGCCACTCCTGAAATTGCCAAAAATGATTTAGACCGACAAATTGTAAAACCAGAGCAATTCAGTCTTGTTGTTTTTGATGAGGTACACCGAACAATCGGTGATTATGCATATTCTGGCATTGCTCAACGTTTTGAAAACTCTGATGTAAGAATTTTAGGCATGACTGCAACTTTGCCAAGTGAAAAAGACAAAGCAACTGAAATTTTAACAAAACTTCGAATTGCAAGTGTTGCAGAAAGAACAGAGGATAGCCCTGATGTGAAACCATACACTCAAGAGACAAATACGGAATGGATTAATGTTGAACTTCCTCCTGAAATGAAATCAATTCAAACTTTGCTTAAACTTGCATTAGATGAACGATATGATGTTCTGAAGAAAAATGGAATTAAACTTGCTGAACAACAATCTCTTTCTGCCTTATTGAGGATTAGACAATTTGTGTTGAATCAAAATAGGCGTTCTGCAAAACCTTTGTTTACTGCAATTCGAATTCACTATGCTTTGAATATTTTAGAAGCACATGGCATTACCCCCTTTTTGAAATTTTGTGAAAGAGCACAGGCAAAAAAAGGGGTTGGTGTAAAAGAACTCTTTGAAGTTGATCCAAATTTTACAAAGGCAATTAATCTTGCAAAAGAAGCTCAATCGAGAGGAATTGAACACTCAAAAATATCTAAACTAAAACAAGTGATTGAATCTGTCCCTGGAAAAGCCTTGATATTTACAAGTTATAGAGATTCAGTTGATGTTATCTACAACAAGCTAACTGAGATGGGTATATCTGCAGGAATTTTAATTGGTAAAGCAGGAGAGACAGGTCTTAAACAGAAAAAGCAAATTGAAACTGTTCGACAATTCAGGGATGGATTGTTTAGAGTTCTTGTTGCAACTCGTGTTGGAGAAGAGGGACTTGATATTGCTGAGGTAAACCAAGTTATTTTTTACGATAACGTCCCTAGCTCCATACGTTATGTCCAAAGACGAGGGAGAACAGGAAGAAAAGATACTGGAAAACTGGTTGTTCTTATTGCAAAAAACACAATTGATGAGACATACTATTGGATTGGCAAGAGAAAGATGTCTGCTGCAAAGTCTATGGGTGAGAAAATGACCAAAGTATTGCAAAAGAATAACGGTGTTGAATCCCAGAAAACTGGTCTTGATGCATTTATTTAGATTTTTTCAAGCACGCTTGCTTTTTTTTGAATAACTGTGTTTTTCATACCTGATTCTAGATGGTGAATACTGCTCTTTTTTGTCTGAAGCATATTTTCTAATCTGATGTCAAATTGCTCTGAAAGAAAATCTTTGATGTTGCTAGTTTCGTTTTGAAATTCTGCATTCTCTTTAATTTGATTTGACAAGTTCATGATAGAATTTTCTAAGTATTCTAAAATTTCATCTAGTGTTTTTTCATTAATTATTACCATGATGTGTTGTTACGTTAACCATATCTCTTAATGATGTGATATCCAAACTCTGATTTTATTGGGTCTGACATTTCTCCAATTTGGAGCTTGAATGCTGCTTCTTCAAACGGTTTGACCATCATTCCTTTAGTAAAATATCCTAAATTTCCATCTTTTTTTGCACTACCTGAATCAATTGATAATTCTTTTGCTAGTTTTCCAAATTTTTCTCCTTTTTTTATTCTCTCAACTATTTCTAATGCTTCACTTTGTTTTTGTACTAAAATATGTGAACATTTTATTTTATTTGACATTGGTTATTCCTTTCAATTCATGTCTTTATTTGTTAGGATTGATTTTTGATCATTTCCAGTTTAACTGAGTGGCGTTTTTTTATCTGATCGATGTCAAAAAGTTTGTTCATCTGCGCACACTAATTTTTATGAGTATTTTTGTTATTTCATATTGTGTGAAGATAATTCATATCGAAGACACTCCTGAGATAAGCAAAATCTTTTCAGATATCCTGACTACGAAAAATCATGATTTTGACAGTGCATCTGATGGTAGAAAAGGATTGGAATTAGTAGTGGCCAACAACTATGATTTGATCCTTCTTGACATGTGTATGCCAAATTACAGTGGAATGGATTTTCTTTTGGATTTGAAAGATAGGAGATCCTCTGAAATTAAAAAAGTGGTTGTGATCAGCGCACTTGAACTGGATCGATACCAACGCAATTTTTTGATGAATTTAGGCGTATCTTCTATTCATAAAAAGCCTATATCTGTTCAAAATTTAATTTCCCAGATTGAACAACATGTTGCTTGATAAATCACTATGTTCCCCAACTAACTTTAGTTTTGGGAATTATTTTTAAAAATGGTGCCTCATTTTCTTTCCATGGCTCTTTTCGAACCCATGCAAATTTCTCAAAAAAAACATCGTAGATTTTTTTGAATTCTTCTCCCTTCTCAATGATTTCTGTAACTCCTTGAATGCACACAGCTTTGTGTTCTCCTGATTTGTACACATCAATTGATATGGCAACATTTGGGTTTTTCTTTAAATTTTGTAATGTTCTTGTTCCATAATCTGTTGCAACAAAAATAAAACTATTCAAGAAAACATATGATACTGGTTTTACATGTGGGATGTCGTTATGTGATGTTGCAATTCTAGATTCTTCTAATGATTCCAAAAATTTTCTTTCATTATGTGTAAATTCAATCAACTGAAAATCCTTTCTCTAATCTCTGGTATGTGTTTGTATACGATGTCTCTAACTTTCATTTGATCTTCTGGGGTGGGTGTTTCTTTTTGTGCACTGAGTAGTGCTCCGCTCATTCCTAATGCCATTCCCATTACCATGCCATACACAAATTCTTCCGGTTTTTCTACCTTTAGTGTTTCTTTGTTTTGTTTAATTTCTTCCAAATATGCTGGAATCGTACTAATTGCACCGTTGATAGTTTGAGTAATTAGGAATTCTAATTCTTCTTCACTCATATGGTGAATTGAATAATGTTTCTTAATAAATCTGCACCTAAGATTTTTAATCAAGACTAGGCTGGAAAAATTATGTTCTCGTATTTTACCACATCTGAAGCCAATCAGGCATTGCCTGATGTTATTAAAAAATTTGAGTTTGCATTAGCAAAAAAGAATGATGTCTCAAAACTAGAACATGAGCTTCAGATCAGCCTATCTACAAATAACAAATTTGAAGAATATGTTACTTTGAAACAAAAACTAAATTCTGCTATTACTAAATTTTATGAATCTGTGGAGATTCTTGAAAGTACTGGTGTTGTCGTAAAGAGTATAGAGCAAGGATTACTTGATTTCCCTTCTAAAAGATTTGATGAAGAGGTTTGGCTTTGTTGGAAATATGGTGAAACTGAGATAAAATTTTGGCATGAAAAGGATTCTGGATTTATGGGAAGAAAACCCATTGAAGTAAATGATGAATCACTAGTCTGATTAGGCTGATTTTGAATTTTTTATGTAATTTTTGACATTCAAAGTCTCTAGTGGTTGAGCAGTTTGCCATAATAAACTACACAAACTGTGTATGTTGCTGACCATTTCTGAGGAATTTGTGCATAATGAAAAATCTGTCTCTGAATTTGTAGACATGTTGCTTCCTACTGCAGAGTCTGACATTATCATTTGTTTTTCTTTTTCAACTACCATCCTTCCTTTTGATGGTAACTTACAGATTTTAGTTTCTGTAGCATTGAATCTTTTTACAAATGGTATCAGTTTTGTATCATCTAACTCGACAAGTAATCGCACCTGACCTCCTCTTTTCTCACATATCATGATTTTTTCAGGTATTGCACTATGATACATTCTAGAAATATCTTCTAACGTTGTAGATATGTAAATAATCCCTGATGAATTTTCGATCATCTGTGCTATGTCTGCATAGATGTTTGTTCTTCCCTGTACTACTCTAAATGTAGGTACATTGGTGCCTTGTTTTGTTGTGATCTCATTGTTGATTCTTTCAATAATTTTTTCTCCACTTTTTTTGATTCTATTGACTTCGTCTTCTTTTTTTCTTAATGCAATTTTCAATGCTTCTTCTGGTTCTGCAGCAATGCATAATTTTGGACTAGAAAGTGTTGTTGAAACAATATTTCTACTAACTAGTTTATCGACAGTTCTATACATTCTTGCTCTGTCTATGTCTAGATCTTTTGCCAATGCACTTGCCGTTATTGGTCCTGTTCGCAGTAAACTAAGATAAATTTTGGCTTCTAGTTCATCTAAATCTAGAATTCCTTCTAATTCGATGGCAATTGAATTTACTTGATCCTGGTATGACATCATTTTAGTTTGCATTCCTCCATTCCTTGAGTTCGTTTAGGCTTATTCCTTTTAGTATTTGCGTAGAATTACTAAGTAAGGTATGATCATATGATGTTGCCCACTCTCTTGTCATGTATTGTATAGATTTTGTTAGCACTAAAACCTCTGTGTGTTAGAACGATTACACACAAAAAATGTCTATAATGTGAACCTAAAATGCATTAAATGCAATTATTGCTGCAATTATCATTGCTACGACATGTTTTGTGCCTGCTACATAAGATCCTGAACCAATTTTTCCAGCAGCCAGTCCTCCAAATATTGCTTCAATAATTGCCATGTTAAACAGTGCTGCTTCTAAGGATGCAACATCCATACTTGCAAGAGAACCAAACAAACTATCTGCCCCTGCACCTGAGGCAAGTAGCCCTTCTTGCACTTTGGCAATTTCTGTAAAGAAACTTGTTGTAAGCAATACTGCAACTGCCAAAAAAACCCCAAACGATATGTAAATTGTATATGTGTATGGTTGTAATGCTGATTTTCTACTCTTTTCGATGTTTTGCATTTCTGAAACATGTTTTTGTATCATTTCTAGATTTTCTGTAACATCCCCTCCGATCTTCATTGCCATTTCTAACAGTACAGTCACACGTCTTGAGACTCTAGTTCCTGTTCTTTGAGCAAAATTCTCAAAAGCATCTTCAATTGGGATTCCCCAACTAATATTTGCCTTGAGGTTTTTTAGTTCGGGAGTAAGGGCACCAAGATTTCTATCTGCTGCTTGCTCTATTGCTCTGATTAAATTGGCTCCACTCTGAACAGAACTCAACAATGCCAACAGAAAAACTGGAAGATTTCTATCTATGTTATCTCTTCTTTGAACCTCTCTTAGCTGATAAACTGTTAATGGGATGATTCCTACCATGATGCCAAAAATTAATCCTATGTCTCTAATTGACGTTGATTCTGAAAACTCTGCTATCTCAAAGCTTATTGCAATAACACTAATTGAACCAATTAAAGCAAAAATCATTGTTCTTAAAATTTGGTTTTCAAAAAGTGATTTTTTTGGTTTAATCTCAAATGGTTTTTTATCTGATTTTTGCATCTTTTATTACCTCTTTGGAACCATGGTGTCCATCATTACAAGCATCAAAACTCCGCTTAGTGGAATAACTGCAAAAGTCAAAATGTTCATTAGTGTTAAAAGATCAAATCCTGCCAAATCTGGGCTCATGATGCCCATAATCGATAACATGATTACTGCTAATAGTGGAAATACTATCAAAAGTATGGTGTAAATTTCTGCGACAGATCCGAGTGATTCTGTTGTTTTCTTTAAAAGCATCTTTTTTTCTTCAAGTTGAACCTTTGCTGTTGCGTTAAAGTATTCTTTAAGGTCTCCCCCTGACTGGGTTGTGACTATTGCTCCTTCTAATAATTCAGAATAGGGACCTGTAGGTGTTCTGTTAATCAGATCTTTGATGGCAGTGATCAAATCCATTCCTAAAATATCGATATTTCTTGTAATGTAGCGTGCATCCTTTACAATGTCTTCATCAGTTTCTTCTTTTGCTATTGCTTTGAAAATATCTTCTAATGATAATCCACTTGTTGCCAGTGTTGACATGTATCCAATAAAATGAGGTATTTCTTCTAACAGCTTAGCTGCCCTGTTTTTTACTCTCATTGGAGGAATCACTTGTAAAATGCCAAAAGTCATTCCCATCAATGCCAATCCTGAAATTATTGGTAGCATCATTCCAACAATGGCAGGTTGAATGTTGATGAATTGTGTTGCAACGATTCCCATAATACCGCCGCAAACTCCTGCAATCAAACTAAAAAATACCATACTCGATACATACACCTCAAATGGTATTGGCATCATTGCTTGTTTGATTGACTTGTCGAGTGAACCTAATATTGGATAAAGAAACTTAATGTGTTCATTTAGTATTTTGTAACTGAAAACATGAATTGCTCCTACTGATTCTTCCTGAAATTTTTGTTTTTGTTTTGCTGTTCTAAATTCCATTTAGATCTCCAGCCTCTTTCTTTCATAGAATCTTTCAGGATCTGCATAATAGTCCATAATATTTGATGTAACTTCTTTATGATCACGAATGTTGTTTTTTACCATCCAATCAAGTGCAAGTTTTCGTTTTGTTAATTCATAATTGATCTTTTCTTGATTGTCCCCGTCTCTTTCTTTGATTTTTTCAAACACTACGCTGTTTCCCATAAATTCATGTGTATCCTCTCTTGGATTCCATTTGAAAATCTCATGAGTTTTGATGTTTCCTGTAGTTTCATCAATTCCATTAATTTCTGAAACCTGAATGATTCTTCTAGCTGATTTATCCCCTACTCTCACCTTCAATTGAAGGGTAATCAAATCAAGACTATTTGCAATAAGTGATTTAGGAACATCCATTGGAGATGACGTTAATCTTGTTAATGTTGCATCCACTGAATCTGCATGTATTGATGAAAAACCTCCATGGCCTGTTGCCATTGCCTGAAACAAGGTGTATGCCTCTCTACCTCTAGTCTCTCCAACAATTATGATATCTGGTCTTTGTCTTAGTGCTGCTCTTAGGAGATCGAATTGATTGATTTCTCCAATCTGCGTATCTGTGAAATTCTGCCTAGATACTGCAGGGATCCAGTTTTCATGAGGTAAGTTTAGTTCTTGTGTGTCTTCTATGCTGACAACCTTTTGGCCTGGCTTGATAAATGACGCAAGTGCATTCAGTGCTGTTGTTTTTCCACTGGCAGTACCTCCTGCAATAAGCATTGTTGCCCTTTTCTCAGCAAGATACCACATGAATGCTGCAATATCAATTGAAACCGTTCCAAATTTTATCAAATCTATAATGGTAATTGGATCTGCTCTGAATCTTCTGATAGTAAACGTGCTTCCTCTTTTTGTAATTTCATGACCTAGTGTTAGATTGATTCTACTTCCATCTGGAAGAGATGCATCTATGATTGGATCTGCAACCGAAACATGTTTGCCACATACATATGCCATTTTTCTTGCAAAATTATTCAACTCTGAATCTTTTTCAAAAATAATGTTTGTGGGCATTGATTCATGCTCTCTATGCCATATGTAGATTGGTATGTTTGTCCCATCACAAGAAATTTCTTCAATCATGTGATCTCTCATTAGAGGCTCAATTCTTCCGAGATATACAAAATCTCTAATTGCAAAATAATTTATTTTTTCAATATTTTTTGGAGGAATTTTTAGTCTGTATTTTTTGATCATTGTTGCAATTTTCTTTTTGAGCCTTTTTTCTGCATCTTTTTTCGTTTTGATTTCTCCTAATGATACTGATAATTCTGTCATCAGAAGTTTTTTTATAATTTCAAATGCTTTTAGGTCTCTTTCTGATAACGCTGGTTCTATTACCTGGTATCTGAGACCTCCTTTTGCAGTGGGATCTTTTATTATTCCTGCATGAATTTCGTTATTGTCCCAATCTAATTTTGACAATGTCATGAACTGTGGGATCTTTTTTTCATCCGAATTTTGCTGAATTTCTGTATTTTTTTGAATCTTGTTTGATTTTAGGAACTTACTATCTGATGAAACTTTTTGTAATGATGAAATCTTGTCCTTGAAAATTTTTAGCCTCATTTTAAGCAAACATGGTGCAGATTATGTGTTTTAACGCTTGTTCGTTCATATGAACAACCTTTTGCTTTTAGTTTTCTTTTTGGCAAAAAAACCACCATGGTAAGTAACGGAATATTGTATGTGGAGGTGATTTTGTAGTGTTTGGTAGGAAATCTGCTTCAAAATCTGATAAGAAACCACAATCTGAACAAAAACCCTCAGGCCTTGATCATCTGACATCTTTTCTAAAACGAGATTCAGTCCCTGAACCTATAGACGAGATCCCTGAAATTATCTCCGAAAATGAAATCCTGCCTGATTTACCAAAATCTTCAAACAGTAAATCTGTAAAATTAATACAAGAAGTTCAAAAATTAGATGACAAAACGATTCGACCCTTCTTGGATTACAATGAGGGTATGTTATTTTATCCAATATTGTCTAAGGTTGGAGAACCCCAAGATAACTTTGCATATCTAGAAGGATTAGTTGCAGATGGAATTTTAGAAAAAAAAATCTATGAAAAATTAATCGTATGCCCAATACACCCTAAGACGTTTTCCTCTAGTATGCGATTGTATTGTCCTAAATGCAATTCAATGAACGTTGAAAAATTAAATTTATTTGAACACAAAAAATGTGGATATATCACCGAAAGTAAAAATTTTGAATTTTCAGACGAAGTGAAATCCCAATGTCCCTCATGCAAAAAAGAAATTAAAAATTTTGAAAAAGAAATCAGAGTTCCAGCAATGTGGTATCAATGTGAAGATTGTCATGAAAAATTTGACAATGCTACGATTAAACTACATTGTAGAAAACATGAACATGATTTTGACACAAATTCGGGACAATTCATTACAACTTATTCGTACAAATTAAAAAATTCTGAAATCTCTATAAATTCTGACACTGCTCAAATTAAAGAAGAATTGGTCAATCTTCTAAATGGATTTAATTTTGATGCTGAAGTTAACTGTTCTGTAAAAGGTAAAACAGGAAATATGCATGAAATTCCTATTTATGCAAAAAGTAAGACCTCTGATATTTCTATATTGATTTTTATCAAAAATCAAATTGGAGGTATTGATGAATCTGTAATGAATTCTATCTTGGTTCCTAAGTTGGATATTGAACCAAAAAACACATTGTTGGTAACAATTTCAGATGTAAATGAGAGCATTGAGAATCTTGCCCATCACTATGGAATTATACTGATATCTAATCCTGATTTTTCTAAAATTATCTCCAAGGTTGAAGAATTTGTTTCTGACTGGTATACGAGAGATGGTGGTAGCAAATGAAATGTTTGTTCACAAAAAGACCTCCTAAATCTAGGCGTGCAGTTAGTCAGATAATGGGCAGTGTTGTAATTCTGGGTGTGGTGACATCCATAGGCTCTGTGATCATGTTTAATGGCATGCATGAAATCAATGCATTCACTTATGATTTGACATTTCATGACAAAGCAAAAAATGAAGCATTTAGAGAGGATTTGATTTTTGAGCATGTGAGATTTGAACCGAACACAAATGATATGACTATTCATCTGGCAAATATTGGTACGATAAATTCTGTTGTTGAAAGCTTGTCTGTTGTGAAGATTGACACTCAGGAAATATTAGTAAATTGGGCTGATACAAATGCATCCATTTTGATTAAGGATGACATATCGATTCCGCTTTCTGCAAATCTTTCTGTAGGGAATTTTACTTGGAATGATGCATATTATCTGGATTCTGAATACAAAATTTCACTAACTACTTCTAAAGGAAATTTCTTTACCACTGTTGCAAGTCCGTTTAATACATAGAGGAAAATGAAAAAAAATTCTTTCAAAAAATCAAACAATTCAAAACTTTTTGGCTCTAAGAGACGTGGAATTACTGATATTATTGGTACAATGATGTTAATGGCTGTCACTGTTACTGGCGCTGCTACATTGACTTATTTTGTAAATGATGTTTTTGTAACTGGAAATATTGCAACAGCTTCCACATTGGATTCTTCTACAAAATCTTTTCAACTAATGGCATAT
Above is a window of Nitrosopumilus sp. K4 DNA encoding:
- a CDS encoding type II secretion system F family protein gives rise to the protein MQKSDKKPFEIKPKKSLFENQILRTMIFALIGSISVIAISFEIAEFSESTSIRDIGLIFGIMVGIIPLTVYQLREVQRRDNIDRNLPVFLLALLSSVQSGANLIRAIEQAADRNLGALTPELKNLKANISWGIPIEDAFENFAQRTGTRVSRRVTVLLEMAMKIGGDVTENLEMIQKHVSEMQNIEKSRKSALQPYTYTIYISFGVFLAVAVLLTTSFFTEIAKVQEGLLASGAGADSLFGSLASMDVASLEAALFNMAIIEAIFGGLAAGKIGSGSYVAGTKHVVAMIIAAIIAFNAF
- a CDS encoding type II secretion system F family protein, with the protein product MEFRTAKQKQKFQEESVGAIHVFSYKILNEHIKFLYPILGSLDKSIKQAMMPIPFEVYVSSMVFFSLIAGVCGGIMGIVATQFINIQPAIVGMMLPIISGLALMGMTFGILQVIPPMRVKNRAAKLLEEIPHFIGYMSTLATSGLSLEDIFKAIAKEETDEDIVKDARYITRNIDILGMDLITAIKDLINRTPTGPYSELLEGAIVTTQSGGDLKEYFNATAKVQLEEKKMLLKKTTESLGSVAEIYTILLIVFPLLAVIMLSIMGIMSPDLAGFDLLTLMNILTFAVIPLSGVLMLVMMDTMVPKR
- a CDS encoding type II/IV secretion system ATPase subunit, yielding MRLKIFKDKISSLQKVSSDSKFLKSNKIQKNTEIQQNSDEKKIPQFMTLSKLDWDNNEIHAGIIKDPTAKGGLRYQVIEPALSERDLKAFEIIKKLLMTELSVSLGEIKTKKDAEKRLKKKIATMIKKYRLKIPPKNIEKINYFAIRDFVYLGRIEPLMRDHMIEEISCDGTNIPIYIWHREHESMPTNIIFEKDSELNNFARKMAYVCGKHVSVADPIIDASLPDGSRINLTLGHEITKRGSTFTIRRFRADPITIIDLIKFGTVSIDIAAFMWYLAEKRATMLIAGGTASGKTTALNALASFIKPGQKVVSIEDTQELNLPHENWIPAVSRQNFTDTQIGEINQFDLLRAALRQRPDIIIVGETRGREAYTLFQAMATGHGGFSSIHADSVDATLTRLTSSPMDVPKSLIANSLDLITLQLKVRVGDKSARRIIQVSEINGIDETTGNIKTHEIFKWNPREDTHEFMGNSVVFEKIKERDGDNQEKINYELTKRKLALDWMVKNNIRDHKEVTSNIMDYYADPERFYERKRLEI